One stretch of Zingiber officinale cultivar Zhangliang chromosome 6B, Zo_v1.1, whole genome shotgun sequence DNA includes these proteins:
- the LOC121991272 gene encoding zinc finger MYM-type protein 1-like, with the protein MMSLQHYLIEVIFLELLEWYSSKCPEVVTVVGINALGNNQMIAPKIKKQLVNACAVETTNAILADLGDRWFTLLLDEAHYCLVKEQIAVVIRYVNKRGEVIERFMVVVHVATTTFACLKETIDSLFAKYDLLVARLRGQGYDGASNMSGGFNVLKSLIMKENSYTRYVHCFAHQLQLVVVAVAQENQYVCDFMWIVGSIVNTSASSCKRADKLRQLKHDRKIELLER; encoded by the coding sequence ATGATGAGTCTTCAACATTATCTAATAGAGGTAATTTTTTTAGAATTGCTCGAATGGTATAGCTCAAAGTGTCCAGAAGTTGTGACAGTTGTTGGAATAAATGCACTtggaaataatcaaatgattgcccCAAAAATTAAAAAGCAACTGGTGAATGCTTGTGCAGTTGAGACCACAAATGCTATTTTAGCTGATCTTGGAGATAGGTGGTTCACTTTACTACTTGATGAGGCTCATTATTGTTTAGTGAAAGAGCAAATAGCAGTTGTTATTAGATATGTGAATAAACGTGGAGAGGTGATTGAACGATTTATGGTTGTAGTTCATGTTGCAACAACTACATTTGCTTGTTTGAAGGAGACAATCGACTCTTTATTTGCTAAATATGATTTGTTAGTGGCGAGATTGAGgggtcaaggatatgatggtgcttCAAATATGTCTGGAGGTTTTAATGTCTTAAAATCCTTGATAATGAAAGAAAATTCATATACAAGAtatgttcattgttttgctcatcaactccagctaGTGGTTGTAGCTGTTGCTCAAGAAAATCAATATGTTTGTGATTTTATGTGGATTGTTGGTTCGATTGTGAACACATCTGCATCATCTTGCAAAAGGGCTGACAAACTTCGACAACTTAAACATGATAGAAAAATTGAACTTCTTGAAAGATGA